One stretch of Ictalurus punctatus breed USDA103 chromosome 5, Coco_2.0, whole genome shotgun sequence DNA includes these proteins:
- the rsph14 gene encoding radial spoke head 14 homolog encodes MAGTVISERLPPLIDPSRIPVAFGNRAVPRLMSELQDEEPKIRQGALCSLCDLLHDPERAYEALHHGCLERLKVLLKDDDGLLRTKTCEALYQLVTHSVGREAVLQCDALGPLSELLDEPEDACRETVHQVLKMMSEFPAGVVRMMSLGLVPRLVMKVPVESEDIRELVLSTLSRCMRLDALPALASDALPVLKEQLNHPSTHIRRAASAGAMAISVPAEGKVRVCEEEVIPVLVKLLSDDDTEVRANAAGALMYTAVITRGKYQALEAGAVPPLLRLVDSEDVASCANALRALTCLAEAPSGRARLIHNLPQLEARLSHPASIIQKAAATAIQVISWTP; translated from the exons ATGGCCGGTACAGTGATTTCGGAGCGCTTGCCCCCGCTCATTGACCCGTCTCGCATTCCGGTGGCTTTCGGTAACCGCGCGGTCCCGAGGCTGATGTCGGAGCTGCAGGATGAGGAACCTAAAATCCGCCAGGGGGCGCTGTGTTCCCTCTGTGACCTTCTGCACGACCCGGAGCGGGCTTACGAGGCCCTGCATCACG GTTGTTTAGAGAGACTGAAGGTGTTGCTGAAGGATGACGACGGCTTGCTGAGGACAAAAACGTGCGAGGCGCTTTATCAGCTGGTCACACACAGCGTGGGAAG agaggcCGTTCTGCAGTGTGACGCACTCGGGCCTCTGTCGGAGCTTTTAGACGAGCCGGAGGACGCCTGCCGTGAGACGGTGCACCAGGTGTTGAAGATGATGTCGGAGTTTCCTGCAGGTGTGGTGCGTATGATGTCTCTCGGTCTGGTGCCGAGGCTGGTGATGAAGGTCCCGGTGGAGAGTGAGGACATCAGGGAGCTCGTCCTGTCCACGCTGAGCCGCTGTATGAGACTGGACGCTCTTCCCGCTCTGGCCAGCGACGCCCTGCCCGTCCTGAAGGAGCAGCTGAACCACCCGTCTACGCACATCCGCCGCGCCGCGTCCGCCGGCGCCATGGCCATCAG TGTCCCTGCAGAGGGGAaggtgagggtgtgtgaggaggaggtCATCCCCGTGTTGGTGAAGCTGCTCTCGGATGACGACACGGAGGTCAGAGCCAACGCCGCCGGAGCTCTGATGTACACCGCCGTCATCACCCGag GTAAATACCAGGCTCTGGAGGCCGGCGCTGTTCCTCCTCTGCTGCGTTTGGTGGACAGCGAGGACGTAGCGTCGTGTGCCAACGCTCTCCGTGCGCTCACCTGTCTGGCCGAGGCCCCGAGCGGCCGAGCTCGACTGATCCACAACCTGCCTCAGCTGGAGGCGCGACTCAGCCACCCGGCCTCCATCATACAGAAAGCTGCAGCCACCGCCATCCAGGTCATCTCCTGGACCCCCTGA